One genomic segment of Peribacillus sp. FSL H8-0477 includes these proteins:
- a CDS encoding DmpA family aminopeptidase — translation MEKVKALKIGKLPTGKKNCITDVADVRVGHVTLDFPLDADGEEAACTGVTAILPHGGNLFKEKLTAASYVLNGFGKSTGLVQVNELGVLESPIMLTNTFGVPAVTQGTLEYMLKQNPEIGETTGTINIVVGECNDSYLNSIRHFPVHSKHAVEAIQKAAADKAEEGAVGAGKGMICFGFKGGIGTSSRVVKLEELEIQYTIGCLVLSNFGKEEEFLTDTYTGLTETLQQGLAETSDGSIIIILATDAPLSDRQLLRVIKRCGIGLGRTGSNVSHGSGDIVIGFSTAQSIPHDSESPYETYKLLREDHFIFNQLFVAAAEATEEAILHSLLQAETTKGRKGRIVHQYSNRKEGSLKA, via the coding sequence ATGGAAAAAGTAAAAGCCCTTAAAATAGGTAAGCTGCCAACAGGAAAGAAGAATTGTATTACGGATGTTGCAGATGTAAGAGTAGGGCATGTTACACTGGATTTTCCGTTAGATGCAGATGGAGAGGAAGCGGCTTGCACGGGTGTGACCGCCATTCTGCCGCATGGAGGAAATCTATTTAAGGAAAAACTAACAGCAGCTAGTTATGTACTTAATGGTTTTGGCAAGTCGACTGGACTTGTCCAAGTTAATGAACTTGGTGTTCTTGAGTCACCCATTATGCTGACTAATACATTTGGAGTGCCTGCGGTTACTCAGGGGACGCTGGAATATATGCTGAAACAAAATCCTGAAATCGGGGAGACAACCGGGACAATAAATATTGTTGTAGGGGAATGTAATGATAGTTATCTCAATTCTATTCGGCATTTCCCAGTTCATTCTAAGCATGCAGTGGAAGCGATTCAAAAGGCCGCTGCAGATAAGGCTGAAGAAGGAGCGGTTGGAGCAGGGAAAGGAATGATTTGTTTCGGATTTAAAGGAGGGATAGGGACCTCTTCTAGAGTGGTTAAACTAGAAGAATTGGAGATACAGTATACAATTGGCTGTTTAGTTTTAAGTAACTTTGGCAAGGAAGAGGAATTTCTAACAGATACATATACGGGGCTGACAGAGACTCTTCAACAGGGGCTAGCCGAGACATCTGACGGATCCATTATTATTATTCTGGCAACGGATGCCCCATTAAGTGACAGACAGTTGTTAAGAGTAATAAAGCGTTGTGGAATCGGGCTTGGCAGAACGGGGAGTAATGTGAGTCATGGAAGCGGTGATATTGTTATCGGTTTTTCAACAGCTCAAAGTATCCCGCATGACTCTGAAAGTCCCTATGAAACATATAAACTGTTACGAGAGGACCACTTCATATTTAACCAATTATTTGTTGCTGCCGCTGAAGCTACAGAAGAAGCAATCTTACATTCACTTTTACAAGCTGAAACAACCAAAGGCAGAAAAGGGCGTATTGTTCATCAATATTCTAACCGAAAAGAAGGAAGCTTAAAGGCGTAA